A genomic segment from Spirochaetota bacterium encodes:
- the ilvN gene encoding acetolactate synthase small subunit, translated as MSQHVISVKVENKFGVLARVAGLFSARGYNIDSLAVSETESPDVSVMTIVVRGDDRIIEQVKKQLNKLIDVIKVTDHNPDNAVQREIVLAKLNVTPSKRNEVYQLAQIFGARIAGVSNKTIILEMVNDPETIDNFIELLRPYSIKELIRTGRVSILKE; from the coding sequence ATGAGTCAACATGTAATCTCAGTTAAAGTAGAAAACAAATTTGGTGTTCTTGCTCGTGTTGCGGGTCTTTTTTCCGCCCGTGGTTACAATATTGACTCGCTTGCTGTAAGTGAAACAGAATCGCCAGATGTATCGGTTATGACAATAGTTGTTCGCGGAGATGACAGGATCATTGAACAGGTAAAAAAACAGCTTAACAAGCTCATTGATGTAATAAAAGTCACTGATCATAATCCTGACAACGCCGTTCAACGCGAAATAGTTTTAGCCAAGCTTAATGTAACTCCGTCCAAACGCAATGAAGTTTATCAATTAGCTCAGATATTTGGTGCACGAATAGCGGGTGTATCAAATAAAACCATAATCCTTGAAATGGTTAATGACCCAGAAACAATTGACAACTTTATTGAATTGCTTAGACCTTATTCAATTAAAGAATTAATACGCACCGGAAGAGTATCAATATTGAAAGAATGA
- a CDS encoding Rpn family recombination-promoting nuclease/putative transposase: MAKQTIHDKAYKYLFSDPLVLKELLESFVAMDWVKHIDFTSAQKIDKSYVNDEYKEYEADIIYKLQFKDSHVYLYLLIEFQSTVDNFMAFRMLNYVMELYRELYYKLGLKKLPVVFPILIYNGDCKWSAATELQQLIDISPELQQIQEYIPQFKYYPIIENELSRTELENMMNIVATIFLFESSDKEIFLKTIDRIEKLMQIYSKDSTIIRTLLVWLLHYLKTHSIIDNIQPFVEKTLHPKETYTMLSKTLKTLKEDLRKEGYVQGLKSGIQEGLQKGLQKGLQKGFIQGVVKGKKEGVIIGISKERINIARKMLKSGIDDSTILKITKIEKSVLEQIKRKK; this comes from the coding sequence ATGGCTAAACAAACTATTCATGATAAAGCATACAAATATCTGTTTTCAGATCCTTTGGTATTAAAAGAATTGCTTGAATCATTTGTTGCAATGGATTGGGTGAAGCATATTGATTTTACCAGTGCACAAAAAATTGATAAAAGCTATGTCAATGATGAGTATAAAGAATATGAAGCTGATATTATATACAAGCTACAATTTAAAGATAGCCATGTATATCTATATCTTTTAATAGAATTTCAATCGACAGTAGATAATTTTATGGCTTTTAGAATGTTAAACTATGTTATGGAATTATATCGTGAACTTTATTATAAACTGGGTCTTAAAAAGCTGCCAGTTGTATTCCCTATACTTATTTATAATGGTGATTGTAAATGGAGTGCTGCTACTGAATTACAACAACTTATTGATATCTCACCTGAGTTACAGCAAATACAGGAATATATCCCTCAATTTAAATATTATCCTATAATAGAAAATGAATTGTCACGTACTGAATTAGAAAATATGATGAATATTGTTGCCACAATATTTCTTTTTGAAAGCAGTGATAAAGAAATATTTCTAAAAACTATTGACAGAATTGAAAAATTAATGCAGATTTATTCAAAGGATAGTACAATAATACGTACTTTATTAGTGTGGCTTTTACATTATCTAAAAACACACAGTATTATTGACAATATTCAACCTTTTGTAGAAAAAACATTGCATCCAAAGGAGACATACACCATGTTGTCAAAAACGTTGAAAACTCTCAAGGAGGATTTAAGGAAAGAAGGATATGTACAAGGTCTAAAATCGGGGATTCAAGAAGGCTTGCAAAAGGGTTTACAAAAAGGATTACAAAAAGGATTTATACAAGGAGTTGTTAAGGGGAAAAAAGAAGGAGTAATCATTGGTATATCAAAAGAACGGATAAATATAGCCCGCAAAATGCTAAAAAGTGGAATAGATGATAGCACCATTCTAAAAATAACAAAAATAGAGAAAAGTGTTTTAGAACAGATTAAAAGAAAAAAATAA
- the ilvC gene encoding ketol-acid reductoisomerase: MLQIRGNVMAKMYYDNDADLSVISGKTIAVIGYGSQGHAQAQNLRDSGCKVIVAELPGTPNYDLAVSHNFKPVSAKEAAEKGDIIQILAQDHVQAKLYETEVKPHLKKGKTLVFSHGFNIHFGQIVPPADVDVIMVAPKGPGHLVRSEYEKGGGVPCLIAIHNDASGKAKETALAYAKGIGATRAGVIETTFKEETETDLFGEQCVLCGGVSELVKAGFDTLVEAGYQPEIAYFECLHELKLIVDLFYQGGINYMRYSVSDTAEYGDYMVGKRIVTPETRKEMKKVLEEIQSGQFARQWILENLAGRPQFNAIKKREREHLIERVGRELRKMMKWIDSKEV, from the coding sequence ATATTACAAATACGAGGTAATGTTATGGCAAAGATGTATTACGATAATGATGCCGATTTATCGGTAATTTCAGGCAAAACTATTGCCGTCATTGGATATGGCAGTCAGGGTCACGCACAGGCACAAAATTTGCGCGATAGTGGCTGTAAAGTAATTGTTGCTGAACTTCCAGGCACACCCAATTATGATTTAGCTGTTTCACATAATTTTAAACCCGTCAGTGCAAAAGAAGCTGCTGAAAAAGGCGATATCATTCAGATTCTGGCCCAGGACCATGTACAGGCAAAATTATATGAAACTGAAGTAAAGCCTCATTTAAAAAAAGGCAAAACACTGGTATTTTCACATGGTTTCAACATTCATTTTGGGCAAATAGTTCCTCCTGCAGATGTGGATGTCATCATGGTTGCTCCTAAAGGGCCAGGCCATTTAGTACGCAGCGAATATGAAAAAGGTGGTGGGGTTCCATGTCTTATAGCCATTCATAATGATGCCAGCGGGAAAGCAAAGGAAACAGCTCTTGCATATGCAAAAGGTATTGGTGCAACCCGCGCAGGCGTTATCGAAACCACCTTTAAAGAAGAAACTGAAACAGATCTTTTTGGCGAGCAATGCGTATTGTGTGGTGGTGTTTCAGAACTGGTAAAAGCCGGATTTGACACATTGGTGGAAGCTGGATATCAACCTGAAATTGCATACTTTGAATGTTTACATGAACTTAAACTGATTGTAGACCTGTTTTATCAGGGTGGAATTAATTATATGCGCTATTCTGTATCCGATACTGCTGAATATGGTGACTATATGGTTGGCAAACGAATAGTAACTCCTGAAACTCGCAAAGAAATGAAAAAGGTTCTGGAAGAAATACAGTCAGGTCAGTTTGCCCGCCAGTGGATACTGGAAAATCTTGCAGGACGTCCACAGTTTAACGCTATAAAGAAACGCGAACGTGAACACCTGATTGAACGAGTTGGCCGTGAACTAAGAAAAATGATGAAATGGATAGATAGTAAAGAAGTTTAA
- a CDS encoding B12-binding domain-containing radical SAM protein, with product MSKKVLLIYPEIPLTYWSFKYSLEFIGKKAVFPPLGLLTVAAMLPEDWKVDLIDLNISTLDPAILPRYDMVFISAMLVQRNSFDMITTLCNQYNIPVVAGGPYPTSLWQSIPNVNHFVLNEAEVTLPKFLHDLQYGIPHHLYTSDEKPSLDKTPVPRFDIIDLTPYSSVPLQFSRGCPFNCEFCDIISLFGRIPRTKSPQQFLAELDAVYATGFRESIFIVDDNFIGNKTRAKELLKAIIEWQIDHSYPFSFQTEASVNLAHDKELMQLMYNAGFDMVFLGIETPVISSLESAGKTQNTKEDLLENVKIIQQHGMEVSGGFIVGFDDDPDNVFDLQAEFIQSSGIPIAMVGILDALPHTRLYDRLLSEDRLLYESNGNNTHKLAPNFIPKMPVKKLIDGYIQLLQTIYTPRNYFERCLTFIRRIPQERMVYRQFTFKEFKALVLSLLKQGFSHYFMYYFKFLINTLRLRPKLFSEAIALAIKGYHLFKITEILLDEYNKSLKEEEHTDTFAPSFAETFIASTDNTELLHTDNP from the coding sequence ATGAGTAAAAAAGTATTATTAATTTATCCTGAGATCCCACTTACCTACTGGAGTTTTAAATACTCATTAGAATTTATAGGCAAAAAAGCTGTTTTCCCACCACTGGGATTATTAACAGTTGCTGCCATGCTTCCCGAGGACTGGAAAGTTGATTTAATTGATTTGAATATTTCAACACTTGATCCTGCCATTTTACCACGTTATGATATGGTTTTCATTTCAGCAATGCTCGTTCAGAGAAATTCTTTTGATATGATAACAACCCTTTGTAACCAGTACAATATACCTGTGGTTGCGGGCGGTCCCTATCCAACATCATTATGGCAATCTATACCCAATGTTAATCATTTTGTGCTTAATGAAGCTGAAGTAACATTGCCAAAATTTTTACATGATTTGCAGTATGGTATACCCCATCATCTTTATACATCAGATGAAAAACCTTCACTGGATAAAACTCCTGTACCTCGTTTTGATATTATTGATTTAACACCCTATTCCAGTGTACCATTGCAATTTTCCCGCGGCTGCCCCTTTAACTGTGAATTTTGCGATATCATATCTTTGTTTGGCAGGATTCCCCGAACGAAATCTCCTCAACAATTTTTAGCAGAGCTGGATGCAGTGTATGCAACCGGATTCAGGGAATCAATCTTTATTGTCGATGACAATTTTATTGGAAACAAAACCAGGGCCAAAGAGCTGTTAAAGGCAATAATAGAATGGCAGATTGATCATTCATATCCATTTTCATTTCAAACTGAAGCAAGTGTTAATTTAGCACACGATAAAGAACTTATGCAATTGATGTATAATGCTGGTTTTGATATGGTTTTTTTAGGAATTGAAACGCCGGTAATTTCTTCCCTGGAAAGTGCAGGTAAAACACAGAATACCAAAGAAGACCTCCTTGAAAATGTTAAAATAATACAGCAGCATGGCATGGAAGTAAGCGGAGGTTTTATTGTTGGCTTTGATGATGACCCTGATAATGTATTTGATTTACAGGCAGAATTTATTCAATCCTCAGGCATTCCGATTGCAATGGTTGGAATATTAGACGCATTGCCTCACACTCGCCTTTATGACCGCTTGCTCAGTGAGGACAGGCTGTTATATGAATCTAACGGTAACAACACACATAAACTGGCACCCAATTTTATCCCTAAAATGCCGGTAAAAAAACTTATTGATGGTTATATACAACTTTTACAAACTATATATACACCACGTAACTATTTTGAACGATGCTTAACTTTTATTAGAAGGATTCCCCAGGAACGAATGGTTTACAGGCAATTTACATTTAAAGAATTTAAAGCATTGGTACTATCGCTCCTTAAACAGGGTTTTTCACATTATTTTATGTATTATTTTAAATTTTTGATTAATACACTTCGTCTACGCCCAAAATTGTTTTCAGAAGCCATTGCGCTGGCAATCAAAGGATATCACCTTTTTAAAATAACTGAAATATTGCTGGATGAATATAATAAATCCTTGAAAGAAGAAGAACATACTGATACATTTGCACCATCATTTGCTGAGACATTTATAGCCAGCACTGATAATACTGAATTATTACATACTGATAATCCATAG
- a CDS encoding DUF6249 domain-containing protein, whose amino-acid sequence MSTPSEAVQILVTVIPIVGIIAGTVVIFFFLYFNHKQKILLIEKGLYQKISFDFDAFSLFSGFLLTGVGGALTIFFVLKDGISYALIGGLVPLGLGISFIMYYFIKMKTIK is encoded by the coding sequence ATGTCAACACCTTCAGAAGCTGTTCAAATATTAGTGACCGTTATCCCTATAGTTGGTATTATAGCAGGAACTGTTGTCATCTTCTTTTTCCTGTATTTCAATCATAAACAAAAGATACTTCTTATTGAAAAAGGATTGTATCAAAAAATATCATTTGATTTTGATGCATTCAGCCTTTTCAGCGGATTTCTACTAACCGGAGTTGGAGGTGCATTAACCATTTTCTTTGTTCTTAAAGATGGAATTTCGTATGCCCTCATAGGGGGGCTGGTTCCATTGGGATTGGGCATAAGTTTCATTATGTATTACTTTATCAAAATGAAAACAATAAAATGA
- a CDS encoding sigma-70 family RNA polymerase sigma factor — MTAQHDEYIVQQILKGKQELFTIIVERYQNHIFTLGMRFFKNYDDAADFTQEVFVKVYNNLASFKGLASFKSWLMKVGYNHAVNKLNTSKNNNSGEYNDSIDNCPNPEALVMQNELQSILEKAINTLPQEYRICIDLYFYVGLQFKEISNITGYPVNTIKSYVSRAKQQLRHALKGTIAEEYHEM; from the coding sequence ATGACAGCACAACATGATGAGTACATTGTACAACAGATTCTTAAAGGCAAGCAGGAATTATTTACAATTATTGTTGAACGGTACCAAAACCATATATTTACACTGGGAATGCGTTTTTTTAAAAATTACGATGATGCAGCAGATTTTACCCAGGAGGTTTTTGTAAAAGTGTATAACAATTTAGCTTCATTTAAAGGGCTTGCATCATTTAAAAGCTGGCTTATGAAAGTTGGGTACAACCATGCTGTTAACAAGCTCAACACTTCTAAAAACAATAATTCTGGCGAATATAATGACAGTATTGATAATTGCCCCAACCCAGAAGCATTGGTTATGCAGAATGAACTACAGTCAATTCTTGAAAAAGCCATTAACACGCTTCCCCAGGAATACAGGATATGCATTGATCTTTATTTTTATGTTGGATTGCAATTTAAAGAAATTTCCAATATAACTGGTTATCCAGTTAATACTATTAAATCATATGTGTCCAGAGCAAAGCAGCAATTACGACATGCATTAAAAGGCACTATAGCGGAGGAATATCATGAAATGTGA
- the polA gene encoding DNA polymerase I — protein sequence MSPKTLFVVDGHALCYRAYFALQRNPLINSKGQNVSAIYGFFRMLLRLLQTQKPDYTIIAFDPPKKSFRFSIYPEYKAQRAKMPDDLRSQIEEIKAMLQEMGFTVVIMDDYEADDVLGSIASQYSDRYKVVLVTGDKDAYQLLGDKNVSIYAGKKGITEFESIDADAVVEKLGVKPEQIIDYMALTGDAVDNIPGVKGIGEKTASKLLQQYGTLDNIYKHLHELTGKIKEQIESQKDSAYLSRQLVTIKTDIPLPLTVEKALTPNLHNEKVRQLFKNLEMDSIARELGDTEKSISVKEMAGYSTVTDIDLLNNVIAAIKKAGLVSFDTETTSSRPMEAELVGVSFSIEPQSGWFIPVGDSSLWGYNAVPKDQILQKIKTILEDETIKKIGQNIKYDMLIMLNCGITLRGIYFDTMVASYLLNPGLRRHNLDDLASEYLNYTKITYDELIKDGKKVQHITQVPLQKLSHYAIEDADIALRLYHILYKKLEQENLLELFFKVEMPLVTVLAYMEYYGVKIDLAHFETLSKELSHKIKQTEERIYSLAGVSFNINSTRELSHILFEKIGLKPVKKTKTGFSTDIQVLEALRGQHEIINYLVEYRTLSKLQTTYVDTLPALVNKKTGRIHTSFNQTVTATGRLSSSDPNLQNIPVRDEFGKNIRAGFVVEKGCCMLSADYSQIELRLAAHLSGDPTMIEAFHKGIDIHAQTASAVFNVPLEKVTDAMRRQAKIINFATIYGVSPYGLSQQADISFDDATKFIEKYFSAYPKIKEYIDSTIAFARKHGYVQTLLGRKRYIPEITSSNQFRREGAERIAINTPIQGTSADMIKVAMIAIHNAFADKKLKSRMILQIHDELVVEVPEDEKDIVEGIVVSAMKSAITLDVPVVVDVGWGKNWAQAH from the coding sequence ATGTCCCCAAAAACATTATTCGTGGTTGATGGCCATGCATTATGCTACAGAGCATATTTTGCATTGCAACGGAATCCTTTAATCAATAGCAAAGGGCAAAATGTTTCTGCAATCTATGGATTTTTCAGGATGCTGCTTCGTTTATTGCAAACGCAAAAGCCTGATTATACAATCATAGCGTTTGATCCACCAAAAAAATCTTTTCGCTTTTCTATTTATCCTGAATATAAAGCGCAACGTGCAAAAATGCCCGATGACTTGCGCAGCCAGATTGAAGAAATTAAAGCAATGTTGCAGGAAATGGGATTTACCGTTGTCATTATGGATGATTATGAAGCTGATGATGTGCTTGGTTCTATTGCCAGTCAGTATTCTGATAGGTACAAAGTGGTACTTGTTACCGGTGATAAGGACGCTTACCAGCTTTTAGGCGATAAGAATGTTTCAATCTATGCCGGCAAAAAAGGCATCACTGAATTTGAAAGCATTGATGCTGATGCTGTTGTTGAAAAATTAGGCGTGAAGCCTGAGCAAATCATAGACTATATGGCTCTAACCGGTGATGCTGTTGATAATATCCCTGGTGTGAAAGGTATTGGCGAAAAAACTGCATCAAAACTTTTGCAGCAGTATGGAACGTTAGATAATATTTATAAGCATTTACATGAACTTACCGGAAAAATCAAGGAACAGATTGAATCACAGAAAGATTCAGCGTATCTATCGCGACAGCTTGTGACCATAAAAACAGATATTCCATTACCACTTACTGTTGAGAAGGCTCTGACCCCCAATCTGCATAATGAAAAAGTGCGCCAGCTTTTCAAAAATTTGGAAATGGATTCCATTGCGCGTGAATTGGGCGATACTGAAAAATCAATTTCAGTGAAGGAAATGGCAGGATATTCCACAGTAACTGATATTGATTTGCTGAACAATGTCATTGCAGCAATAAAAAAGGCGGGACTTGTGTCATTTGATACCGAAACTACATCATCACGGCCAATGGAAGCAGAACTTGTGGGTGTGTCGTTTTCCATTGAACCGCAATCAGGGTGGTTTATTCCAGTGGGCGATAGTTCCCTGTGGGGCTATAATGCAGTGCCAAAAGATCAAATTTTACAAAAAATTAAAACTATCCTTGAAGATGAAACAATAAAAAAAATTGGTCAAAATATAAAGTATGACATGCTGATTATGCTCAACTGTGGTATTACGCTTAGAGGTATTTATTTTGATACCATGGTTGCCTCATATTTACTAAATCCTGGATTACGGCGGCATAATTTAGATGATTTAGCATCAGAATATCTCAATTATACAAAGATAACATATGATGAGCTGATAAAAGATGGTAAAAAGGTTCAGCATATTACACAGGTGCCATTGCAGAAACTATCACACTACGCTATAGAAGATGCTGATATTGCTTTGCGATTATACCATATACTGTATAAAAAGTTAGAACAGGAAAACCTGCTTGAATTGTTTTTCAAGGTTGAAATGCCGCTTGTTACTGTGCTTGCGTATATGGAATATTACGGGGTGAAGATTGACCTGGCACACTTTGAAACATTATCTAAGGAACTATCGCACAAAATAAAACAAACAGAAGAAAGAATTTACTCACTGGCAGGAGTTTCCTTTAACATCAACTCAACGCGGGAACTATCGCATATATTATTTGAAAAAATTGGGCTTAAACCGGTAAAGAAAACTAAAACTGGTTTTTCTACCGATATCCAGGTATTGGAAGCTTTGAGGGGACAGCATGAGATTATTAATTATTTAGTGGAGTACCGTACGCTTAGCAAACTGCAGACAACATACGTTGATACACTGCCTGCACTGGTTAATAAAAAAACTGGTAGGATTCACACGTCATTTAATCAGACAGTGACAGCAACTGGCAGGCTTTCATCATCTGATCCCAATTTACAAAATATTCCTGTGCGGGATGAATTTGGTAAAAATATACGGGCAGGTTTTGTTGTGGAAAAAGGATGTTGTATGTTATCAGCTGATTATTCGCAGATTGAGTTGCGGCTTGCTGCACACCTGTCAGGTGATCCTACCATGATTGAGGCGTTTCATAAAGGGATAGATATCCATGCTCAGACAGCTTCAGCAGTGTTTAATGTACCACTGGAAAAGGTTACGGATGCAATGCGAAGACAGGCAAAGATTATAAATTTTGCCACAATCTATGGTGTTTCGCCATATGGGCTTTCACAGCAAGCTGATATTTCGTTTGATGACGCAACAAAATTTATTGAAAAATATTTCAGTGCATATCCAAAGATTAAAGAGTACATTGACAGTACCATTGCATTTGCCCGAAAACATGGATATGTGCAAACATTATTGGGTAGAAAGCGTTATATCCCCGAAATTACATCAAGCAATCAGTTCAGGCGTGAGGGTGCAGAACGAATTGCCATTAATACGCCCATTCAGGGAACATCGGCTGATATGATAAAGGTGGCAATGATTGCCATCCATAACGCATTTGCTGATAAAAAGTTAAAAAGCAGGATGATTCTTCAAATACATGACGAACTGGTGGTTGAGGTTCCTGAAGATGAAAAAGATATCGTTGAAGGTATTGTAGTGAGTGCAATGAAAAGTGCAATCACACTTGATGTGCCGGTTGTTGTGGATGTAGGTTGGGGGAAAAACTGGGCACAGGCTCACTAA
- a CDS encoding transporter substrate-binding domain-containing protein: MKFLSANIFLTVTIALNFFGSVFAEQVHTTKPLHIRVVTAIYEPFVIYKDGKLVGFDVDLLNEICKHNNMSYTITITSFQDMLLQVKEGKADMAIGCIYVTEERERWFNFSDSYLEGGLVLVLPADSSVRTMYDLANMTVGVKKDASGDKYAMQLVAQGYDINVVRFQDTVESFNALVDGRLDAVLNDYLNSVYLLNKYFSGSIKIAKGNWGDIVYDRKKIAFPVSLYNKELLKIVSDSIHELDSQNFIDMLYWKWFAVMPPPDVSKRVIVYIGTVVMTVLFSFLIFQLYERRKRIRKLQSVETHFRNMINDLNVGVYILQKNAIVLTNNEGARIAGTSVESIMGKTLDDYFDEYSVSGGTIAQYASFDEMKALLSSLHIHRAVWKRKDGVNLTVVFRIRPIMWMGQAAVECVVNDTTELTHLLVKQEQLKGQLLQSQKLEIIGQIAGGIAHDFNNILTVILGYANLVEKSIDDNNKPAIEKIIQAGNHAKDIVAKLLTFSRKKAFHASDIHLHSIISNVVSLLHTALSKNCEVVQLLRAFNDTISGDATEMQQVIMNLMINAAEAMPQGGTITIQTENTTVANEKVGLVETIPAGDYVLLTISDTGTGIDPEHLEHIFEPLYTTKEKGSGLGLAIVYAIVKRHKGYIDVLSAPGVGTHFYIYLPVQSLQKVNEEKQDSALQVSNGTIIIIDDDDNICLLYQEALKLAGLRALTFTNPNDAFAYIDTYPDTVLFVISDVRMPVVTGEEVLDYVKKNHPDIPVVMMSGYYDDTMKKLMLQKGAHQVWQKMYDITEIQHKVKGVLNNYVPKNIIRG; the protein is encoded by the coding sequence ATGAAATTTTTATCTGCGAATATCTTTTTAACAGTAACTATCGCTCTGAATTTTTTTGGTAGTGTTTTTGCTGAGCAAGTGCACACTACTAAGCCTTTGCATATTCGTGTTGTTACTGCTATTTATGAACCTTTTGTTATATATAAGGATGGGAAACTTGTTGGCTTTGATGTTGACCTGTTGAATGAAATATGTAAGCACAACAATATGAGTTATACCATAACCATAACTTCATTTCAGGATATGCTCCTGCAGGTCAAGGAAGGGAAAGCTGATATGGCTATTGGCTGTATCTATGTTACTGAAGAACGGGAACGCTGGTTTAATTTTTCAGATAGCTACCTGGAAGGTGGTCTGGTGTTGGTGCTTCCTGCAGACAGTAGTGTCCGCACCATGTATGACCTTGCAAATATGACTGTAGGTGTTAAAAAAGATGCTTCGGGTGATAAATATGCTATGCAACTGGTGGCGCAAGGTTATGACATTAATGTAGTCCGCTTTCAGGATACTGTTGAATCATTTAATGCACTTGTGGATGGCAGGCTTGATGCTGTTTTAAATGATTATCTTAATTCAGTGTATTTGCTTAATAAATATTTTTCAGGCAGTATTAAAATTGCTAAAGGCAACTGGGGTGATATTGTATATGACCGTAAAAAAATTGCATTTCCTGTTTCATTATACAATAAAGAATTATTAAAAATTGTAAGCGATAGTATCCATGAATTAGACTCACAAAATTTTATTGATATGCTTTACTGGAAATGGTTTGCCGTTATGCCCCCGCCCGATGTTTCAAAACGTGTGATAGTGTATATTGGAACAGTTGTTATGACAGTACTTTTTTCATTTCTTATATTTCAACTATATGAGCGAAGAAAAAGAATACGCAAACTTCAATCAGTTGAAACGCATTTCAGAAATATGATTAATGATTTGAATGTTGGAGTATATATACTGCAAAAAAATGCAATAGTCCTCACCAATAATGAAGGAGCACGAATTGCTGGAACATCAGTAGAATCTATCATGGGTAAAACATTGGATGATTATTTTGATGAGTATTCTGTTTCCGGGGGAACTATAGCACAGTATGCATCATTTGATGAGATGAAGGCTTTGTTATCCAGCCTGCATATTCACAGGGCAGTGTGGAAAAGAAAGGATGGTGTTAACCTGACTGTAGTATTCAGGATAAGACCAATTATGTGGATGGGACAGGCTGCAGTTGAATGTGTGGTGAACGATACCACGGAGCTTACTCATTTGCTGGTAAAACAGGAACAGTTAAAAGGACAGTTGTTACAATCTCAGAAATTAGAAATTATTGGACAGATTGCTGGTGGGATAGCACATGATTTTAATAATATTCTTACCGTGATATTGGGATATGCCAATCTTGTTGAAAAATCCATTGACGATAATAATAAGCCTGCCATTGAAAAAATTATTCAGGCTGGTAATCATGCTAAAGATATTGTGGCAAAACTTCTGACTTTTTCCCGCAAAAAAGCATTTCATGCTAGTGATATCCATTTGCACAGTATTATTTCAAATGTGGTTTCCCTGCTGCATACTGCTTTATCAAAAAATTGTGAGGTTGTCCAGTTGTTGCGTGCGTTTAATGATACTATATCTGGTGATGCCACTGAAATGCAACAGGTAATCATGAATCTTATGATTAATGCTGCTGAAGCCATGCCTCAAGGTGGAACCATTACTATTCAGACTGAAAATACAACTGTTGCAAATGAAAAAGTTGGCTTGGTAGAAACTATACCTGCAGGTGATTATGTATTATTGACAATAAGCGATACAGGGACAGGAATTGACCCTGAACACCTTGAACATATTTTTGAGCCGCTATATACTACAAAAGAAAAAGGTAGTGGATTGGGATTGGCCATAGTGTATGCTATTGTTAAACGGCATAAAGGTTATATTGATGTACTGTCAGCACCAGGTGTTGGCACACACTTTTATATATACTTACCGGTTCAATCATTGCAAAAAGTGAATGAGGAAAAACAAGATAGTGCATTGCAAGTTTCCAATGGCACTATAATTATTATTGACGATGATGATAATATTTGTCTGTTATATCAGGAAGCATTAAAATTGGCGGGCTTACGAGCACTAACATTTACCAACCCCAATGATGCGTTTGCGTATATTGATACTTATCCTGATACAGTGTTGTTTGTTATAAGCGATGTGCGAATGCCAGTTGTTACTGGTGAAGAAGTCCTGGATTATGTAAAAAAAAATCATCCTGATATACCAGTTGTAATGATGAGCGGATATTATGATGATACAATGAAGAAACTTATGTTGCAAAAAGGTGCCCACCAGGTATGGCAAAAGATGTATGATATTACTGAAATACAACATAAAGTAAAAGGTGTGTTAAACAATTATGTCCCCAAAAACATTATTCGTGGTTGA